A window of Rubricoccus marinus contains these coding sequences:
- a CDS encoding mechanosensitive ion channel family protein has product MPLCLSSVLARGFPRFGLLLALLLAASGARGQAADSLASADSTVIADTLAGARFVQGDTLVLVLSDSARTDLDSAAVASLGDTTTVLSSSIVAESVPVTLFGSELFRIWGSLGDFTPEARAERLSLRLESFARNRDLDPTTMRVVDGNELTVIEIGELILMSVTDEDAAGRGMTRQEVAAAYAEEIERAVVQYREQATVRGFVRSALISLGLLAVFLLLLRGLGYVYAWLDRRTAVARGYLVRPIRIGSVEVIGRNQVSQFGRSVAKVARLSVLLVLLYFLLTTVFGLFPWTQEWSEQLLQYALSPLRQLGALIIEGAPNVLAIAVIVVVMRWVIGVSDYLFRQVESGEAHVTGFHDELAEPTRKIAKFLLVILSIMLIYPYTPIAESKVFQGLTVFLGILFSLGSSTAIANVVAGVVLTYTRAFRIGDRVKVGDTFGDVVEKTFLVTRIRTPKNEDVAVPNASVLGNHIVNYSRMSREGEGVILHTSITIGYDVPWPQVHDLLLGAARGTDGLLSDPAPFVLQTSLGDFSVAYELNAYTHEVTRMARLYSEMHRRIQDAFAEAGVEILSPTYHARRDAPSTVPDAALLRAGMGPTEASGDGAPTRPAAPGSPSETGL; this is encoded by the coding sequence ATGCCGCTCTGCCTCTCGTCCGTGCTCGCACGCGGTTTCCCGCGGTTCGGTCTGCTCCTGGCCCTCCTGCTCGCCGCCTCTGGCGCCAGAGGCCAGGCCGCGGACTCGCTCGCGAGTGCCGACAGCACGGTGATTGCGGACACGCTCGCGGGCGCCCGGTTCGTGCAGGGCGATACGCTCGTCCTCGTCCTCTCGGACTCGGCCCGCACGGACCTCGACTCCGCCGCCGTCGCCTCGTTAGGCGATACGACAACCGTTCTCTCGTCGTCGATCGTGGCGGAGAGCGTTCCGGTCACGTTGTTCGGGAGCGAGCTGTTTCGCATCTGGGGCTCGCTGGGGGACTTCACGCCAGAGGCCCGCGCCGAACGGCTCTCGCTGCGGCTGGAGTCCTTCGCGCGCAACCGGGACCTCGACCCGACGACGATGCGCGTCGTGGACGGAAACGAGCTGACGGTTATCGAGATCGGGGAGCTCATCCTGATGTCGGTTACGGACGAGGACGCGGCGGGGCGCGGCATGACGCGCCAGGAGGTGGCGGCGGCCTACGCCGAGGAGATCGAGCGCGCCGTGGTGCAATACCGCGAGCAGGCGACCGTCCGCGGGTTCGTCCGGAGCGCGCTGATCTCGCTGGGGCTTCTGGCGGTGTTCCTGCTCCTCTTGCGGGGGCTGGGCTACGTCTACGCGTGGCTGGACCGGCGCACGGCGGTCGCAAGAGGCTACCTCGTGCGGCCCATCCGGATCGGCTCCGTCGAGGTGATCGGGCGCAACCAGGTCTCGCAGTTCGGGCGCTCCGTGGCCAAGGTGGCGCGGCTGAGCGTGCTGCTGGTGCTGCTCTACTTCCTGCTCACGACGGTTTTCGGGCTCTTTCCGTGGACACAGGAGTGGAGCGAGCAACTCCTGCAGTACGCGCTCTCGCCGCTCCGGCAGCTCGGCGCGCTCATCATCGAAGGCGCGCCGAACGTGCTCGCCATCGCGGTCATCGTCGTGGTCATGCGGTGGGTGATCGGCGTCTCGGACTACCTGTTCCGGCAGGTGGAGAGCGGCGAGGCGCACGTGACGGGCTTCCACGACGAGTTGGCCGAGCCGACACGCAAGATTGCCAAGTTCCTGCTGGTGATCCTGTCCATCATGCTCATCTACCCGTACACGCCCATCGCGGAGAGCAAGGTGTTCCAGGGGCTGACGGTCTTTCTGGGCATCCTCTTTTCGCTGGGCTCCTCGACGGCCATCGCGAACGTCGTCGCGGGCGTCGTCCTCACCTACACCCGCGCCTTCCGCATCGGAGACCGCGTCAAAGTGGGGGACACGTTTGGCGACGTGGTGGAGAAGACGTTTCTCGTCACGCGCATCCGCACGCCCAAGAACGAGGACGTGGCCGTTCCCAATGCGAGCGTTCTGGGCAACCACATCGTCAACTACTCCCGCATGAGCCGCGAGGGAGAGGGCGTCATTCTCCATACCTCGATCACCATCGGCTACGACGTGCCGTGGCCTCAGGTCCACGACCTCCTTCTCGGTGCCGCCAGAGGCACGGACGGACTCCTCTCAGACCCGGCACCCTTCGTGCTCCAGACCTCGCTGGGTGACTTCTCGGTCGCCTACGAACTCAACGCCTACACCCACGAGGTGACGCGCATGGCGCGGCTCTACTCCGAGATGCACCGCCGCATCCAGGACGCCTTTGCCGAGGCCGGCGTCGAGATCCTCTCGCCCACCTACCACGCTCGCCGCGACGCGCCCTCCACGGTCCCCGACGCCGCGCTGCTCCGCGCTGGCATGGGACCGACCGAGGCCTCTGGCGACGGCGCCCCCACACGGCCCGCGGCGCCCGGCAGTCCGTCAGAGACGGGGCTGTAG
- a CDS encoding GNAT family N-acetyltransferase — MTLRPLRESDAPALLALWNRSAPYDLLTPGLLREKVWGEPNAGPALVVEGGSGFRVPGSELEASGGGLASPQSPVPSLLLGFALGALWGAPNETRGTVKMICVVPEARREGIGGRLLEAVEAGLKARGAETVRVAECSPNYLIPGIDLRYTPGWLFVQKHGYESVGEAVNMHVDLGAESWNTAEKEAALLASGVEVRRAREDERGAVMAFLDVHWPAWKPEIAGTFDQRPVSLHLAWRGDALLGFSGYDANNVGTGWFGPMGTAPEARGLGIGGVLCRRCLRDLAAQGLASATIPWVAPVGFYAHYAGAHVSRVFHRFEKRL, encoded by the coding sequence ATGACCCTTCGTCCGCTCCGCGAGTCCGACGCCCCGGCGCTGCTCGCGCTCTGGAACCGGAGCGCGCCCTACGACCTGCTCACGCCCGGCCTCTTGCGCGAAAAGGTGTGGGGGGAGCCCAATGCAGGGCCGGCGCTCGTTGTCGAGGGAGGTTCCGGGTTCCGAGTTCCGGGTTCCGAGTTGGAAGCCTCTGGTGGCGGTCTTGCCAGTCCCCAGTCCCCGGTCCCCAGTCTCCTCCTCGGCTTTGCGCTGGGGGCACTGTGGGGGGCGCCGAACGAGACGCGTGGGACGGTCAAGATGATCTGCGTGGTGCCAGAGGCCCGGCGCGAGGGCATCGGCGGGCGGCTTCTGGAAGCGGTGGAGGCCGGGCTTAAGGCGCGTGGCGCCGAGACGGTCCGCGTCGCCGAGTGCTCGCCCAACTACCTGATCCCTGGGATCGACCTGCGGTACACGCCGGGATGGCTGTTCGTGCAAAAGCACGGCTACGAGTCGGTCGGCGAGGCGGTCAACATGCACGTGGACCTAGGCGCGGAGAGCTGGAACACGGCCGAAAAGGAGGCCGCGCTGCTGGCCTCTGGCGTGGAGGTCCGCCGCGCCCGAGAGGACGAGCGGGGCGCGGTGATGGCGTTTCTGGACGTGCACTGGCCCGCGTGGAAGCCGGAGATCGCGGGCACGTTCGACCAACGTCCGGTCTCGCTCCACCTCGCGTGGCGCGGCGACGCGCTGCTCGGCTTCTCGGGGTACGACGCCAACAACGTCGGCACGGGCTGGTTTGGGCCGATGGGCACGGCGCCAGAGGCGCGCGGGCTGGGCATCGGGGGCGTCCTCTGCCGGCGCTGCCTGCGCGACCTCGCGGCGCAGGGGCTGGCTTCGGCCACGATCCCGTGGGTGGCGCCGGTCGGCTTTTACGCGCACTACGCCGGGGCGCACGTCTCGCGCGTGTTCCACCGTTTCGAGAAGCGGCTCTAG
- a CDS encoding glycoside hydrolase family 10 protein yields the protein MTFRLSFLALLFTLGASAGAQPLAPEAGTPAPADVPEVARDFRAAWIATVDNIDWPSRRDLPVMEQKRELRAIMDRAQAIGMNAIIFQVRPMADALYPSDLEPWSEYLTGEQGRAPSPMWDPLQTAIDLAHQRGMELHAWFNPYRASHPTQNRPQHPTHISRQRPDLVRSYGRYQWIDPGEPEATDHSLAVILDVVNRYDIDGVHLDDYFYPYPENADGRRVQFPDAESYARAQASGETRSRDDWRRNNVDTFVDRLYREVKAAKRHVKVGISPFGIWRPGNPASVTGFDQYAEIYADARKWQQEGWLDYLAPQLYWSIDSRGQSFPALLGWWAEQNTADRHLWPGLYDSRLLPGVGTWKAKEILDQIDLVESNRVADGTIHFSMKALMPEHGDLGDRLARGPWAEPALVPASPWLDDEAPEVPGVRVESSNGAQWLRMTAAGEPVRRWVIHEKRGADWTTVLLPGWRLTHTLRADASGAMPETVVVSAVDRAGNEGEARTLSL from the coding sequence ATGACGTTCCGCCTCTCCTTTCTCGCCCTCCTGTTTACGCTCGGCGCTTCCGCCGGGGCTCAGCCTCTGGCGCCAGAGGCCGGGACGCCCGCTCCCGCAGACGTGCCCGAGGTGGCGCGCGACTTCCGCGCGGCGTGGATCGCCACTGTCGACAACATCGACTGGCCCTCGCGGCGCGACCTGCCGGTGATGGAGCAGAAGCGCGAGCTCCGCGCCATCATGGACCGCGCGCAGGCCATCGGCATGAACGCCATCATCTTCCAGGTGCGCCCGATGGCGGACGCGCTCTACCCCTCCGACCTGGAGCCGTGGAGCGAGTACCTCACCGGCGAGCAGGGCCGCGCGCCCTCGCCGATGTGGGACCCGCTGCAGACCGCCATCGACCTCGCGCACCAGCGCGGGATGGAGCTCCACGCGTGGTTCAACCCCTATCGCGCGAGCCACCCGACGCAGAACCGCCCGCAGCACCCGACCCACATCTCGCGCCAGAGGCCTGACCTGGTGCGCTCCTACGGCCGCTACCAGTGGATCGACCCCGGCGAGCCGGAGGCGACCGACCATTCGCTGGCCGTCATCCTCGACGTCGTCAACCGCTACGACATCGACGGCGTGCACCTGGACGACTACTTCTACCCGTACCCCGAGAACGCGGACGGCCGCCGCGTGCAGTTCCCCGACGCCGAGTCCTACGCCCGCGCCCAGGCCTCTGGCGAGACGCGCTCCCGCGACGACTGGCGCCGCAACAACGTGGACACCTTCGTGGACCGGCTATACCGCGAGGTCAAGGCCGCCAAGCGTCACGTCAAGGTGGGCATCAGCCCGTTCGGCATCTGGCGGCCCGGCAACCCCGCGAGCGTGACCGGCTTCGACCAGTACGCCGAGATCTACGCCGACGCGCGGAAGTGGCAGCAGGAAGGCTGGCTGGACTACCTCGCGCCGCAGCTCTACTGGAGCATCGACAGCCGCGGCCAGAGCTTCCCCGCGCTGCTCGGCTGGTGGGCGGAGCAGAACACCGCCGACCGTCACCTGTGGCCGGGCCTCTACGACAGCCGCTTACTCCCGGGCGTGGGCACGTGGAAGGCCAAGGAGATCCTCGATCAGATCGATCTCGTGGAGTCCAACCGCGTCGCCGATGGCACCATCCACTTCTCCATGAAGGCGCTCATGCCCGAGCACGGCGACCTCGGCGACCGCCTCGCCAGAGGCCCCTGGGCCGAGCCCGCTCTCGTCCCCGCCTCGCCGTGGCTCGATGACGAGGCGCCAGAGGTGCCGGGCGTTCGCGTGGAGTCCTCGAACGGCGCGCAGTGGCTGCGGATGACCGCCGCGGGCGAGCCCGTCCGCCGCTGGGTGATCCACGAAAAGCGCGGCGCCGACTGGACAACGGTCCTGCTGCCCGGCTGGCGCCTGACGCACACGCTGCGCGCGGACGCCTCGGGCGCGATGCCTGAAACGGTCGTCGTCTCCGCCGTAGACCGCGCTGGAAACGAGGGCGAGGCGCGCACGCTCAGCCTGTAA
- the rnz gene encoding ribonuclease Z, with protein MSVPTEVTPLGVGGAIPARGRHLSGLTLRREGRMVLFDCGEGTQLQLLRAGLLGDRLEAVFVTHLHGDHLFGLPGLISTLGLQDREKPLAIVGPEGIRDFLGAVPGITFGEGPYRLDITELPEDTQHEVVYQTDAFRVEARPLAHRVPCFGYRYEETARAGRFDADAARAAGVTPGPDFKTLARGGTVLVDGREVTPEAIVGPERPGTAVAYCLDTAPCDGGRALASGAGLLIHDATFGDGEAARAGETGHSTARQAAEVARDAGARGLLLTHFSARYSETQPLVAQAREVFESAAAAEELVSVRVFPLEA; from the coding sequence ATGTCTGTTCCCACCGAAGTCACGCCGCTCGGCGTCGGCGGCGCCATCCCCGCTCGCGGGCGCCACCTCTCGGGCCTCACGCTCCGCCGCGAAGGCCGCATGGTGCTCTTCGACTGCGGCGAGGGCACCCAGCTCCAACTGCTCCGCGCCGGGCTCCTCGGCGACCGGCTAGAGGCCGTGTTCGTCACGCACCTCCACGGCGATCACCTCTTCGGCCTTCCCGGCCTCATCAGCACGCTCGGATTGCAGGACCGAGAGAAGCCTCTGGCGATCGTCGGCCCCGAGGGCATCCGGGACTTTCTGGGCGCCGTGCCCGGCATCACCTTTGGTGAAGGCCCGTACCGGCTGGACATCACCGAACTGCCCGAGGATACCCAGCACGAGGTCGTCTACCAGACCGACGCGTTCCGCGTGGAGGCGCGGCCTCTGGCGCACCGCGTGCCCTGCTTCGGCTACCGCTACGAGGAGACCGCCCGCGCCGGCCGCTTCGACGCCGATGCCGCCCGAGCCGCTGGCGTCACGCCCGGCCCCGATTTCAAGACCCTCGCCAGAGGCGGGACCGTCCTCGTAGACGGCCGCGAGGTCACGCCAGAGGCCATCGTCGGCCCCGAGCGGCCCGGCACGGCCGTCGCCTACTGCCTGGACACGGCGCCGTGCGACGGCGGCCGCGCGCTCGCCTCTGGCGCCGGTCTCCTCATCCACGACGCCACGTTTGGTGACGGCGAGGCGGCGCGCGCGGGCGAGACCGGTCACTCCACCGCCCGCCAGGCCGCCGAGGTGGCCCGCGACGCGGGCGCCAGAGGCTTGCTCCTCACGCACTTCTCGGCGCGGTACTCGGAGACGCAGCCGCTGGTCGCGCAGGCGCGTGAGGTGTTCGAGTCCGCCGCCGCCGCCGAGGAGCTTGTTTCTGTCCGAGTCTTTCCGTTGGAGGCATAG
- a CDS encoding N-acetylmuramoyl-L-alanine amidase, translating into RLLASCGEVGCPLVLPPGTRLSVLVVMPGTPPEVEVRLSAELGALVWREGEATAFEARLSEAVQEAIPDAVVRAFVEGTVPTDDRTLRPLASLAIAAPVPPATLPPGAAPLVRRIGAPHVPEAGLEGRHLALWPSHGWYYENSLDRWEWQRARVFTTVEDLLPFAFIQRHLAPMLERAGANVLIPRERDPQPNQAIVDNDGRADGRYAERGRWRRAGDGFAHRPPYRGTTNPFTLGTARSVQASGEANAEAVWVPEIPETGDYAVYVSYKQEDGNVEDARYAVRHAGGTTRFAVNQTMGGGTWVYLGTFTFARGADAGAASVVLTNASATPGRTVSADAVRFGGGMGEVERGGSTSGRPRWVEGARYYEQFAGFPDSTVYAVSGENDYKDDYQSRGEWVNHLRGAPYGPTGDRDARGLGIPVDLSLAFHTDAGRTTDGSVIGTLLIYNTKGMDTTTVFPDGRSRRANRRLAELSREDIVDDLRANWKTDWTFRDYWNRPYSEATRPNVPALLLELLSHHNPTDMRYALDPRFRHDASRAIYKSIGRFLAEQNGTRFVPQPLAPTHLVATFSGGNVVVSWMPQVDPLEPLARPTQYVLYRREDRRDGDASGWDGGTLVNGTDVTIAPPARGRVLSVRVAAVNSGGESEPSEALAVGIGRDDAAPILVVNGFDRTAAPAFVSEGDWIGFDRDLDEGVADGFDVNTVGDQYEFDTTVPWVDDDQPGHGGSDADLETLVLAGNTRDFVAVHGRALLASGRSFVSASDEAVMDGLVPLAAFPVVDLVMGEEKTTPHPDSGRAPDFAVWPAALRDALTTYARGGGRIFASGAYLGSDAAEDADAQVFLSEILGVRWRTGYAAVTGAVESVSPALLPLGSELAYNVDNRRDVYRVEAPDGLVPAGPRGTVALRYSENSISAGVVAPGAVTLGFPFEAIPDADARQRLMAAILRALESGAGRPGADR; encoded by the coding sequence CCGGCTTCTGGCGTCCTGCGGCGAAGTGGGCTGCCCGCTCGTGCTGCCGCCGGGGACCCGGTTGAGCGTGCTCGTAGTGATGCCCGGCACGCCGCCAGAGGTGGAGGTCCGCCTAAGCGCCGAGCTCGGCGCGCTGGTGTGGCGCGAGGGCGAGGCGACAGCCTTCGAGGCTCGGCTCTCCGAGGCCGTGCAGGAGGCGATTCCCGACGCCGTGGTCCGCGCGTTCGTCGAGGGCACGGTGCCCACGGACGACCGGACGCTGCGGCCTCTGGCGTCGCTCGCGATCGCGGCGCCCGTCCCGCCGGCAACGCTTCCGCCGGGCGCGGCCCCGCTCGTGCGCCGCATCGGCGCGCCGCACGTGCCAGAGGCCGGGTTGGAAGGCCGGCACCTCGCGCTGTGGCCCAGCCACGGCTGGTACTACGAGAACAGCCTGGACCGCTGGGAGTGGCAGCGCGCCCGCGTGTTCACGACCGTCGAGGACCTCCTCCCCTTCGCGTTTATCCAGCGCCACCTCGCGCCGATGCTGGAGCGGGCCGGCGCGAACGTGCTCATACCACGCGAGCGCGATCCGCAGCCCAACCAGGCCATCGTGGACAACGACGGCCGCGCCGACGGCCGCTACGCCGAGCGCGGCCGCTGGCGCCGCGCCGGCGACGGCTTCGCGCACCGACCGCCCTATCGCGGCACGACGAACCCGTTCACGCTGGGCACGGCGCGCTCGGTCCAGGCCTCTGGCGAGGCCAACGCCGAAGCCGTCTGGGTGCCCGAAATCCCCGAGACAGGCGACTACGCCGTCTACGTTTCCTACAAGCAGGAGGACGGCAACGTCGAGGACGCGCGCTACGCCGTCCGCCACGCGGGCGGGACCACGCGCTTCGCCGTCAACCAGACGATGGGCGGCGGCACGTGGGTCTACCTCGGCACGTTCACCTTCGCCAGAGGCGCCGATGCCGGCGCCGCGAGCGTTGTCCTCACCAACGCCAGCGCAACGCCCGGCCGGACGGTCTCCGCGGACGCGGTCCGCTTTGGCGGCGGCATGGGCGAGGTGGAGCGCGGGGGCAGCACCTCCGGCCGGCCCCGCTGGGTAGAGGGCGCCCGCTACTACGAGCAGTTCGCCGGCTTCCCGGACTCCACGGTCTACGCCGTCTCCGGCGAGAACGACTACAAGGACGACTACCAGAGCCGCGGCGAGTGGGTCAACCACCTCCGAGGCGCGCCCTATGGCCCCACTGGCGACCGCGACGCCAGAGGCCTCGGCATCCCCGTCGACCTCTCGCTCGCGTTCCACACCGACGCCGGGCGCACGACCGACGGCAGCGTGATCGGCACGCTGCTGATCTACAACACGAAGGGTATGGACACGACCACGGTCTTCCCCGATGGCCGCTCGCGCCGCGCCAACCGACGCCTGGCCGAGCTCTCGCGCGAGGACATCGTGGACGACCTCCGCGCGAACTGGAAAACGGACTGGACCTTCCGCGACTACTGGAACCGGCCCTACTCCGAGGCCACGCGCCCCAACGTGCCCGCGCTCCTGCTAGAGCTCCTCTCGCACCACAACCCGACCGACATGCGGTACGCGCTGGACCCGCGCTTCCGCCACGACGCCTCTCGCGCGATCTACAAGTCCATCGGGCGCTTTCTCGCCGAGCAAAACGGCACCCGCTTCGTGCCGCAGCCTCTGGCGCCGACGCACCTCGTCGCCACGTTCTCCGGCGGCAACGTGGTCGTGAGCTGGATGCCGCAGGTGGACCCGTTGGAGCCTCTGGCGCGGCCCACCCAGTACGTCCTCTACCGGCGCGAGGACCGGCGCGACGGTGACGCCAGCGGCTGGGACGGGGGCACGCTCGTCAACGGTACGGATGTGACCATCGCGCCGCCCGCACGAGGGCGCGTCCTGAGCGTCCGCGTGGCGGCCGTCAACAGTGGCGGCGAGAGCGAGCCCAGCGAAGCACTGGCCGTCGGCATCGGACGCGACGACGCCGCGCCGATCCTCGTCGTGAACGGGTTCGACCGGACCGCCGCCCCGGCCTTCGTCTCCGAAGGCGACTGGATCGGCTTCGACCGAGACCTCGACGAGGGCGTCGCGGACGGCTTCGACGTGAACACCGTCGGCGATCAGTACGAGTTCGACACGACGGTCCCGTGGGTGGACGACGACCAGCCCGGCCACGGCGGCTCGGACGCCGACCTGGAAACGCTCGTCCTCGCGGGCAACACCCGCGATTTCGTGGCCGTGCACGGCCGCGCGCTCCTCGCCAGCGGCCGCTCCTTCGTGAGCGCCAGCGACGAGGCGGTCATGGACGGGCTCGTGCCTCTGGCGGCGTTCCCCGTCGTGGACCTCGTGATGGGCGAGGAGAAGACGACGCCCCACCCCGACTCCGGCCGCGCGCCGGACTTCGCCGTTTGGCCCGCCGCGCTCCGCGACGCGCTCACGACGTACGCCAGAGGCGGGGGCCGCATCTTCGCCTCTGGCGCCTACCTCGGCAGCGACGCCGCCGAGGACGCCGACGCCCAGGTCTTCCTCTCTGAGATCCTCGGCGTCCGCTGGCGGACCGGCTACGCGGCCGTGACCGGCGCCGTCGAAAGCGTGAGTCCGGCTCTGCTGCCTCTCGGCAGCGAACTCGCGTACAACGTCGACAACCGCCGCGACGTCTACCGCGTGGAGGCGCCCGACGGCCTGGTGCCCGCCGGTCCGCGCGGAACCGTCGCGCTGCGCTATTCGGAGAACTCGATCTCGGCGGGCGTGGTCGCTCCGGGCGCCGTCACGCTGGGCTTCCCCTTCGAGGCGATCCCGGACGCCGACGCGCGCCAGAGGCTGATGGCGGCGATTCTCCGCGCGCTGGAAAGCGGCGCCGGCCGCCCCGGAGCCGACCGGTAG